The Gammaproteobacteria bacterium genome window below encodes:
- a CDS encoding disulfide bond formation protein B → MFSYRSLAFFGLVICTASMLFAVLYLERTLYLDPCPLCILDRVVIMALGVLFLIALLHGPRTIFAKINGVLSIVLTSIGIGLASRHIWLQNLPKDQVPECGPDLYFMLDTLPLFETLKKTLTGSGSCADTSWTFADLTIPEQTLILFVILLILSVIQTLRARKPL, encoded by the coding sequence ATGTTTAGTTATCGTTCCTTAGCTTTTTTTGGCTTAGTAATTTGCACTGCATCCATGTTATTTGCAGTACTTTATCTAGAAAGGACTTTGTATTTAGATCCTTGTCCGCTTTGTATTTTAGATAGAGTAGTGATCATGGCTTTAGGAGTGTTATTTTTAATTGCATTATTGCATGGACCAAGAACTATTTTTGCTAAAATAAATGGAGTGCTTAGTATTGTATTGACTTCGATAGGAATCGGCCTTGCTTCCCGGCATATTTGGTTGCAAAACCTACCCAAGGATCAAGTGCCTGAGTGTGGACCAGATTTGTACTTTATGTTGGATACCTTGCCACTATTTGAAACACTTAAAAAAACGCTTACGGGCTCTGGCTCATGCGCTGATACGAGTTGGACTTTTGCAGACTTAACGATTCCAGAGCAGACCTTAATTTTATTTGTGATTTTACTGATTTTATCTGTCATTCAGACACTGCGCGCTCGAAAACCTCTTTAA
- a CDS encoding homoserine O-acetyltransferase: protein MMRRGEVLPEVNVAYEAWGNLSETHDNAVLVFTGLSPSAHACSSSEDPAPGWWEYMIGPGKPIDTNRFYVVCVNSLGSCFGSTSANSINPKTGKQYCSEFPELTIEDIAKAGHHAMQELDIEHLCAVIGASMGGMSSLAYALQYPDEVDHVVTISAACRSLPLAIAMRSLQREIVRCDPDWKNGCYEPDEEPKNGMVLARKLGLVSYRAAEEWNERFNRARIDPSRRSKDKFGIEFEVESYLDYNAHKFVENFDANSYLYLSRAMDLFDVAEHGGSVNAGLAKVHAKKTLVVGVDTDILFPIQQQEEIYNGIKNAGRNVEFERIASTKGHDAFLIDEELFSPIVRKFFAEIK, encoded by the coding sequence ATGATGCGGCGCGGTGAAGTATTGCCAGAAGTGAATGTGGCGTATGAAGCTTGGGGTAATCTTTCAGAGACTCATGACAATGCTGTTCTGGTATTTACAGGTTTATCCCCCTCAGCGCATGCCTGTTCCTCATCAGAAGATCCAGCTCCCGGTTGGTGGGAGTATATGATTGGGCCAGGCAAACCTATTGATACGAATCGTTTTTATGTTGTATGTGTGAATTCACTGGGAAGTTGCTTTGGCTCTACAAGCGCAAACTCGATCAATCCAAAAACAGGTAAGCAATACTGCTCTGAGTTTCCCGAACTAACGATCGAAGACATAGCAAAAGCAGGACACCACGCTATGCAGGAGCTCGATATAGAACATTTATGTGCAGTTATTGGTGCATCTATGGGTGGCATGTCTTCGCTTGCGTATGCATTACAGTATCCTGATGAAGTGGATCACGTAGTCACGATATCAGCAGCATGTCGTTCTTTGCCATTAGCTATTGCAATGCGCTCACTGCAGCGTGAAATTGTACGTTGCGACCCTGATTGGAAAAATGGTTGTTATGAACCCGATGAAGAGCCAAAGAACGGAATGGTGTTGGCGCGGAAACTAGGCTTAGTTTCTTATCGTGCGGCAGAAGAATGGAATGAGCGTTTTAATCGTGCGCGTATAGATCCAAGTCGTCGCAGCAAAGATAAATTTGGCATTGAATTTGAAGTCGAATCTTACTTAGATTATAACGCGCATAAGTTTGTAGAAAACTTTGATGCAAATAGTTATTTGTATTTATCGCGTGCAATGGATTTATTTGATGTTGCTGAACATGGTGGTTCTGTAAATGCAGGTCTTGCAAAAGTTCATGCTAAAAAGACATTAGTGGTTGGGGTTGATACCGATATTTTATTTCCCATTCAGCAACAGGAAGAAATCTATAATGGAATCAAGAATGCAGGGCGTAATGTTGAATTTGAACGCATCGCATCGACGAAAGGACACGATGCATTCTTAATTGACGAGGAGTTATTTAGTCCTATAGTTAGAAAGTTTTTTGCAGAAATTAAATAA
- a CDS encoding citrate synthase, producing the protein MADRTVTVTDNTTGKTVDLPILDGTNGPSVIDIGKLYKELGYFTFDPGFVSTGSCDSKITFIDGDIGLLRYRGYPIEQLAAKSTFLEVCYLLLYGELPSAQAFDEFKARQKMHTMLDEKMRRFYLGFHNDSHPMAMMVATVGALSAFYHDQIDVHDPESREIAANRMIAKVPTMAAWVHKYSIGQPFMYPNNDLDYVPNFLHMMFGLPTTDYEPSPTFIKAMDVILILHADHEQNASTSTVRLAGSSGANPYAALSAGISSLWGPAHGGANEAVIRMLEDIVDSDNDVAYYIDRAKDKDSGFRLMGFGHRVYKNYDPRAKIIREVCHELLAELGDNNPNKPLFDTAMELERIALSDDYFVERKLYPNVDFYSGIILRAMGIPMEMFTVIFALARTVGWISHWKEHMSDPAAKIGRPRQLYTGSDEREYVDINKR; encoded by the coding sequence ATGGCAGATCGTACCGTCACAGTCACTGATAATACGACAGGGAAAACAGTCGACCTACCAATTCTTGATGGCACCAATGGCCCAAGCGTGATTGATATAGGCAAGTTATACAAAGAGCTTGGCTATTTCACTTTCGACCCAGGTTTTGTATCTACAGGCAGCTGTGATAGCAAGATCACCTTCATTGATGGTGATATCGGCCTACTACGTTATCGTGGCTACCCTATTGAACAACTTGCAGCAAAAAGCACTTTCTTAGAGGTCTGTTACCTACTTCTTTATGGAGAGTTGCCTTCAGCTCAAGCATTTGATGAATTTAAAGCGCGCCAAAAGATGCACACCATGCTTGATGAAAAAATGCGTCGATTCTACCTGGGGTTCCATAACGACTCTCACCCCATGGCGATGATGGTCGCTACTGTAGGCGCATTATCTGCTTTCTATCATGATCAGATCGATGTGCATGACCCAGAGTCACGCGAAATTGCAGCAAACCGTATGATTGCAAAAGTGCCCACCATGGCAGCTTGGGTACACAAGTATTCTATTGGCCAGCCGTTTATGTATCCAAACAATGATCTAGATTATGTGCCTAACTTTTTGCACATGATGTTTGGCTTGCCGACTACAGACTACGAGCCAAGTCCTACCTTCATCAAAGCGATGGATGTAATTCTAATCTTGCATGCTGACCATGAACAAAATGCCTCTACCTCAACGGTGCGTCTAGCGGGCAGCTCGGGGGCAAATCCATATGCGGCCTTATCAGCAGGTATCAGTTCTCTTTGGGGTCCTGCTCATGGCGGTGCAAATGAAGCGGTAATTCGCATGCTTGAGGACATCGTAGATTCAGACAACGACGTGGCCTACTATATCGACCGCGCTAAAGACAAAGATTCTGGTTTCCGATTAATGGGCTTTGGCCACCGCGTTTATAAAAATTATGACCCACGTGCAAAAATTATCCGAGAAGTGTGTCATGAGTTATTAGCTGAACTCGGCGATAACAACCCAAACAAACCTCTTTTTGACACAGCAATGGAATTAGAAAGAATTGCACTTTCTGACGATTATTTTGTAGAACGTAAGCTATATCCAAACGTAGATTTCTACTCTGGAATTATTTTACGTGCAATGGGAATACCAATGGAAATGTTCACTGTGATTTTTGCACTGGCAAGAACGGTTGGTTGGATTTCACATTGGAAAGAACACATGAGTGATCCTGCTGCGAAAATTGGTCGCCCTCGCCAGCTATATACTGGTTCGGATGAGAGAGAATATGTTGATATTAATAAACGTTAA
- the mobB gene encoding molybdopterin-guanine dinucleotide biosynthesis protein B, with product MQTISFDKPVIGFSAYSGSGKTTLLEKLIPILSARKLRVAVIKHAHHSFDIDHPEKDSYKIRKAGAQQILISSQKRWAMIHEHADENSELSLQEALQHISVRNIDLVIVEGFKSAPIAKIEIHRPTLKKPLISASDKYVIAIATDDPSQVESKLPLLDLNNIDMIANYVEQFLTKTKA from the coding sequence ATGCAAACCATTTCTTTCGACAAACCCGTAATAGGCTTCTCAGCATATAGTGGATCAGGAAAGACCACACTACTCGAGAAACTGATCCCTATTCTTTCTGCTCGCAAACTTCGAGTTGCCGTAATCAAGCACGCACATCATTCCTTTGATATAGATCACCCTGAAAAAGACAGTTACAAAATACGCAAAGCCGGTGCTCAACAAATACTGATTTCATCGCAAAAACGTTGGGCGATGATTCATGAACACGCTGATGAAAACTCAGAACTTTCTCTTCAAGAAGCGCTGCAGCATATATCAGTCAGGAATATTGACCTTGTTATTGTCGAAGGCTTCAAATCAGCGCCAATCGCAAAGATAGAAATCCACCGTCCAACGCTCAAAAAACCTTTGATTTCTGCAAGTGATAAGTATGTTATTGCGATAGCAACTGACGACCCTAGTCAGGTGGAAAGCAAGCTTCCTCTTTTAGACCTTAATAATATTGACATGATTGCTAATTATGTTGAGCAATTCTTAACCAAGACTAAAGCGTAA
- the mobA gene encoding molybdenum cofactor guanylyltransferase, with amino-acid sequence MTTIYNENVTGVVLAGGKSRRMGGQDKGLIEINGQTMIQYVLDILKPQVNEILINANRNVSEYKKYSYPVISDQLADYQGPLAGIAAAMDAAKTKYICTCPCDGPLITEDLVTRLFSALDSIDENTHIAVAHDGQRLQPVYALIDCDLHKSLLDYLNSGERKIDRWYAQQNFKAVDFSDKQNCFININTPEDRQTISQQLAAK; translated from the coding sequence ATGACTACTATTTATAATGAAAATGTTACCGGCGTGGTCTTAGCTGGTGGAAAGTCTAGGCGAATGGGTGGGCAAGACAAAGGTTTAATCGAAATTAACGGACAAACCATGATTCAATATGTATTGGACATATTAAAGCCCCAAGTGAATGAGATCTTAATCAATGCAAATCGAAACGTAAGTGAATATAAAAAGTATTCTTACCCTGTAATCTCTGATCAACTTGCTGACTATCAGGGCCCACTTGCGGGAATTGCTGCTGCTATGGATGCAGCTAAGACAAAATATATATGCACATGCCCTTGTGATGGACCACTGATTACAGAAGATCTAGTTACTCGTTTATTTTCTGCCTTAGATTCTATAGATGAGAATACACATATTGCTGTCGCACATGACGGTCAACGACTGCAGCCTGTATACGCATTAATTGACTGTGATTTGCATAAAAGCTTGCTGGATTATTTAAATAGTGGTGAACGCAAGATTGACCGATGGTATGCCCAACAGAACTTTAAAGCAGTTGATTTTAGTGACAAACAAAACTGCTTCATTAATATCAACACTCCCGAAGATCGACAAACCATATCTCAACAATTAGCTGCAAAATAA
- a CDS encoding DUF1244 domain-containing protein, protein MSEQISDQQQLELEAAVYRRLVAHLQAKTDVQNIDLMNLADFCRNCLSKWYVAAAKDKNISLEYEQAREIVYGMPYPEWKDKYQKEATPEQLSAFAEAEKRRKG, encoded by the coding sequence ATGAGTGAACAAATAAGTGATCAACAACAACTTGAACTTGAAGCAGCAGTATACAGAAGGTTAGTTGCGCATTTGCAGGCAAAGACCGATGTGCAAAATATTGATTTGATGAATTTAGCGGATTTTTGTAGAAATTGCTTATCCAAATGGTACGTTGCGGCAGCGAAAGATAAAAATATATCGTTAGAATATGAGCAGGCCAGGGAAATTGTCTATGGTATGCCGTATCCAGAGTGGAAAGATAAGTATCAAAAAGAAGCGACTCCTGAGCAGTTGAGTGCATTTGCTGAGGCTGAGAAAAGACGCAAAGGTTAA
- the moeB gene encoding molybdopterin-synthase adenylyltransferase MoeB: MATNTKDLNDDELLRYSRQIMLPQIGIEGQQKILDSKVLLFGAGGLGSPIAMYLVASGVGELTLVDPDTVDLSNLQRQILHCTKNLGEDKVLSAKQTLADLNSQTRVRTIKEILSGNSLEEEINRADVVVDATDNFQSRFAINAACVKSATALVTGAAIRFEGQVSVFDMQEGSACYQCLFPNVNSGQNETHENELEESCSETGILGSVTGLIGAIQATEVIKLLVNIGQTLSNKLLLIDALNMEWHSVKIKKDPKCATCSC; this comes from the coding sequence ATGGCTACCAATACCAAAGATCTTAATGATGACGAGCTATTACGCTATAGCCGTCAGATCATGTTGCCGCAAATAGGCATTGAAGGTCAGCAAAAGATACTTGATTCTAAAGTATTACTTTTTGGGGCAGGAGGCTTGGGTTCGCCAATTGCCATGTATCTAGTAGCAAGTGGTGTAGGTGAGTTAACGCTTGTAGATCCTGATACGGTAGATCTAAGTAACTTGCAACGTCAAATTCTACATTGCACTAAAAATCTTGGTGAAGATAAAGTGCTTTCCGCTAAGCAAACACTTGCTGATTTAAATTCACAAACTCGAGTGCGTACTATTAAAGAAATTTTGTCAGGTAATTCACTTGAGGAAGAAATTAATCGCGCAGATGTCGTGGTAGATGCAACAGATAATTTTCAATCACGTTTTGCGATCAATGCAGCTTGTGTGAAATCTGCCACTGCACTGGTGACGGGGGCGGCAATTCGCTTTGAAGGGCAGGTGTCTGTGTTTGATATGCAGGAAGGTAGCGCGTGCTATCAGTGCTTATTTCCAAATGTTAATTCTGGTCAAAATGAAACCCATGAGAATGAACTAGAAGAAAGTTGTTCTGAAACGGGAATTCTTGGTTCGGTTACCGGTCTTATAGGTGCTATTCAAGCTACAGAGGTCATTAAGCTTTTAGTGAATATTGGACAAACACTTTCTAATAAATTATTGCTCATTGATGCATTGAATATGGAATGGCATAGCGTAAAAATAAAAAAAGACCCTAAATGTGCTACATGTTCGTGTTAA
- a CDS encoding DUF1318 domain-containing protein produces the protein MKHKSILSSFLFGLALSACVTINIYFPAAAAEDAARVIVRDVLNEEEVEVTNEDQEENNQSNVEKLDNFTYLIASSVLNILISPAHAEANININTPAISALRGSLKSRAGSLKPHYVSGAVGLTGNANVQIRDQSLIPLKERNRVKKLVADENKERGALYAEIARANDHPEWEADIRSTFARVWVEEVAAGTWYQNADGAWVQK, from the coding sequence ATGAAGCATAAGTCGATCTTAAGCAGTTTTCTATTTGGTTTGGCGCTATCTGCGTGTGTAACCATAAATATATATTTTCCAGCAGCTGCAGCAGAAGATGCAGCGCGTGTCATTGTGCGTGATGTATTAAATGAAGAAGAAGTTGAAGTCACTAATGAAGATCAAGAAGAAAATAATCAAAGTAACGTAGAGAAATTAGATAATTTTACTTATCTAATAGCAAGTTCAGTTTTAAACATACTTATTTCTCCTGCTCATGCTGAAGCCAATATTAATATTAATACACCTGCCATTAGTGCACTGCGAGGTAGTCTAAAATCGCGTGCAGGATCTTTAAAGCCTCATTATGTAAGTGGTGCAGTTGGTTTAACGGGTAATGCAAATGTTCAGATACGAGACCAATCTTTAATACCACTCAAAGAGCGTAATCGGGTTAAGAAATTGGTTGCGGACGAAAATAAAGAACGTGGTGCGTTATATGCAGAGATTGCACGAGCTAATGATCATCCGGAGTGGGAGGCAGATATTCGATCTACCTTTGCGCGTGTTTGGGTGGAAGAGGTAGCTGCAGGCACTTGGTATCAAAATGCTGATGGTGCATGGGTGCAAAAATAA